From Suricata suricatta isolate VVHF042 chromosome 1, meerkat_22Aug2017_6uvM2_HiC, whole genome shotgun sequence, a single genomic window includes:
- the CHMP7 gene encoding charged multivesicular body protein 7, whose amino-acid sequence MWSPEREAEAPAGGDSAGLLPPEWEEDEERMSFLFSAFKRSREVNSTDWDSKMGFWAPLVLSHSRRQGVVRLRLRDLQEAFQRKGSVPLGLATVLQDLLRRGELQRESDFMASVDSSWISWGVGVFLLKPLKWTLSNMLGDNKVPAEEVLVAVELLKEKAEEVYRLYQNSPLSSHPVVALSELSTLGAGSCPDERTFYLVLLQLQKEKRVTVLEQNGEKIVKFARGPHAKVSPVNDVDVGVYQLMQSEQLLSRKVESLSQEAERCKEEARRACRAGKKQLALRSLKAKQRTEKRIEALHAKLDTVQGILDRIYASQTDQMVFNAYQAGVGALKLSMKDVTVEKAESLVDQIQELCDTQDEVSQTLAGGVTNGLDFDSEELEKELDILLQDTTKEPLDLPDNPPETFYTNSVPNPRISDAELEAELEKLSLSEGGLVPSSKSPKRQLEPTL is encoded by the exons ATGTGGTCCCCGGAGCGGGAGGCCGAGGCCCCAGCCGGGGGAGACTCGGCGGGCCTACTGCCCCCCGAGtgggaggaggatgaggagcGCATGTCCTTTCTGTTCTCCGCCTTCAAAAGGAGTCGCGAGGTGAACAGCACAGACTGGGACAGCAAGATGGGCTTCTGGGCTCCGTTGGTGCTGAGCCACAGCCGCCGCCAGGGGGTGGTGCGCCTGCGTCTGCGGGACTTGCAGGAGGCCTTTCAGCGCAAGGGCAGTGTCCCGCTGGGGCTGGCCACGGTGCTGCAGGACCTGCTACG TCGAGGGGAGCTGCAGCGGGAGTCAGACTTCATGGCCAGTGTAGACAGCAGCTGGATCTCCTGGGGGGTTGGAGTCTTCCTGCTGAAACCCCTCAAGTGGACTCTTTCCAACATGCTAGGGGACAACAAGGTTCCTGCTGAGGAGGTGCTCGTGGCTGTGGAGCTGCTGAAG GAGAAGGCCGAGGAGGTGTATCGTCTGTATCAGaactcccctctctcctcccaccctgtGGTGGCCCTGTCAGAGCTGAGCACCTTGGGTGCGGGCTCCTGCCCGGATGAGAGGACCTTCTACTTGGTGTTGCTGCagctgcagaaagagaagagagtcaCGGTTCTCGAGCAGAATGGGGAAAAG ATTGTGAAGTTTGCCCGAGGGCCACACGCCAAGGTCTCTCCTGTCAACGACGTAGATGTTGGGGTCTACCAGCTGATGCAGAGTGAGCAGCTGCTCTCCCGCAAAGTGGAGTCCTTATCCCAGGAAGCAGAGAG GTGTAAAGAAGAAGCCCGCCGGGCATGCCGAGCAGGAAAGAAGCAACTT gcaCTGAGATCTCTTAAGGCCAAGCAACGGACAGAGAAGCGCATTGAAGCCCTTCATGCCAAGCTGGACACTGTTCAAGGCATCCTGGACCGGATCTATGCCTCCCAGACAGATCAGATG GTTTTCAATGCCTATCAGGCTGGGGTAGGAGCACTAAAACTCTCCATGAAGGATGTCACggtggagaaggcagagagccTTGTGGATCAGATCCAAGAG CTGTGTGACACCCAGGATGAAGTTTCTCAGACTCTGGCGGGTGGGGTGACCAATGGCTTAG ATTTTGACAGtgaggaactagaaaaggaattGGACATCCTTCTTCAGGATACCACCAAAGAACCTTTGGATCTGCCTGACAACCCCCCTGAGACATTTTATACCAACAGTGTGCCTAACCCTAGGATCTCGGATGCTGAACTTGAAGCCGAACTTGAGAAACTGTCCTTATCAGAGGGAG GTTTGGTCCCAAGCAGTAAATCTCCAAAAAGGCAATTGGAACCAACTCTCTAA